The DNA window acttcccacattctaaacatgaaaatggcttctcccccgtgtgacttCTCAGATGCTTTAGAACATTTGATTTGTGGCTAAAACGCTTTCCGCATTCTgtacatgagaatggcttctctcccgtgtggctTCTCTGATGCTCCACAAAATTTGATTTCTTTCTGaagcatttgccacattctgaacacaaAAATGGCATCTCTCCAGTGTGACTTCTCAGATGTTCCATCAGACTTGATGTTTGACTGAAATACTTTCCACACTCGGGACATaaaaaaggcttctctcctgtgtgagttctttgatgtttaccAAGATTAGACTTTTTgcgaaaacatttcccacattccgaacatgaaaatggcttctccccggtgtgaCCTTTAAGATGCTCCATAAGATTTGATTTCTTGCTAAAACATCgatcacattctgagcatgaaaatggccgTTCTTCTGACGGATTGGATGAAGGTTTCTTGTGACCAGCAGTATCAGTGGATGGAACTCCGCTGTGAAGAACTACGGGTATATTAAGGGTTATTGACTTATTTTGTGTGGTACTGTTATCTTCTATATGATAGGGGGGTAAAAAGAGATGCCCATGAGAGTCTCTCATCCAATCtttatctggaaaaaaaaattacattttcttaaAATAAAATCTATCAAGCTTTATCGAGGCCCAAGTAAGCGCCAAAACATAAAATGCACATGCAAGAAAACTGGATGGAAAACCATTACTTTTTGTTTCTTTCTAGAAGAATGCTCTCCAAAAATATCAGACACAAACTGAGCATGTGGGAGCCCAATGTCTACAATGGAGTACATCAAGTGcccatttttttaaactgaagtgaccaaaagaaaaaaagtcaGATGTATATTGGtgtagatgtgaacgtagcctcatAGGATTATTATCAACCTCATACTTAAAGGGTTATCCTTTATACATAGGACCACTcacaccctcactgatcagaagGGGATGGGAACTATcacttgaaatgaatggagctgcgcATGTGCTGTCCGACCAACTCTTCATTCAAAACAAGGAACGGAAATCCCGTTCTCCTGATCATTGGAGGTCTTTTCAGTTGGACCTCAACCAATCTGGACGTTATCCTCTAAATTACTTTGATGGTAACAAGACTTACCATTACACTTCCACTACCTACTCCATTTAtgatcatataaaaaaaaaatgtgcgatTTCCCCAGTGTGGACACGAGTAATAACACAgattctggccattatatgattTTTTTGCGGTTTTCCCCTCTGTATGTTCCATCCTCAGGTCTCAGACCTCGttggtggagactagctgctatgatgtctcccataccCTACACATAGCAAGTGGAGGAgaatccaccataatagtaacaATAATGACTTTCTACCCCATTAATAAGAATCTAGATTTATGACACATTCTTACCATCCACTGACACGATTATGAAATTTTCCAGCCCACTCGTCGTTTCAGCACAACCTTCCTGTAAGGAACAAACGTGTGAGAATAAATCTATGAGAAAAAAGGACATTAGTTTATCTTGTAGGGTTTTCAGACCCTcctagggggggggggaccaaaAATAAATGGAAAAGTTTAAAAAACTGAAAACAAAGATATaaggtctttattagagatgagtgagtagtgttcgatcgagtaggtgttcgatcgaatactacggtattcgagatactcgtactcgatcgaacactacttgctgttCGAAgattaaggttcgatgcagaaccagtgttgattggcagaatgctatacattctgccaatcaacgctggttcttctcttacctttagaagtcttctccgtgcagcgtccccgtggcgtcttccggctggaattcactctgctgaggcatccagcctaggcagagctgactgcgcatgcgcgggcatgccctcacatgtgcagtcggctctgctcaggcgtcgggccgggcagagccgaccgcgcatgcgcagtcggctctgcctaggccccgatgcctaggcagagtgaattccagccggaagacgccgcgggggcgctgcgccgggataagacttcaaggggaatccagcccgaccatcactcgtggacttggtaagtataatgttatcaaattttgcgtacccctgaaacgagcattcccccccatagactaccctgtttccccgaaaataagacacccccccttcaccttctggatcacatacaaccggcagtcatgccggcactccgctaattgttccccactttgtttgccgattgttccctgctccggccgctgcataaaacatcccccgaaaataagaaaggtcatatattttgttagataattaattataagaacatgtcttattttcggggaaacagggtataatggggttcaaaatccgttcgaacagccgaacagtgtgcggctgttcgaatcggatttcgaacctcggacattttagtgttcgctcatctctagtctttatccaAAAATACTTGAACTTTCAAAATATAAAAGCGTTTATCCCGTACATTGACTGCCGTAATGGGAAACAAAAATGCACAACTCAAAGTTTTTCAGACATTCccctgaaaaaaatcaaaagttttaTGTATTCGACAATGGGACCAACGAAAAAGTCAGCCCTTTCATAGCCGATGGCTTTTCAAAGGTGGAAggtaaaaaatgtaaacaaagtTGCCATGATGGGAAGGGGGTAAGACGGAGACATGGCGAACATTTTACACCTTATGGTGCAAACCCATTAGTCAATATCTTTTATGAAACCAGATGCCATTTGTAATCTCGACTGAACACAGTCAAAAATGGCCATAGTCCATCAACCATAACCCAGAACATTGAGTGTTCTGTGACAAGTAGACAGTCGGGTCTGGTTGAAAGCAGAAAAATGGGCCAGGtgaagttttttggtttttttatatgtagattgggagccccatatagggatcacaatgcacatttttttttcctatcagtatgtctttgtagaatgggagaaaatccacgaaaacacggggagaacatacaaactccttgcagacgttgttcttgactggattcgaacccaggactccagcgctgcaaggctgcagtgctaaccactgagccaccgtgttgccccaggccAGGTAAAGTTTTGAGAGATTTTTGATATCATGAAGTTACTTACCTGGGAGGAAGCAGTGTGATACTCTGGGTAATGTTCTGATGGGAAACATTGGGTTGTACTGGTACTGTACTGGTTGTTACCGTCAAATATCACCTAGAACATAATG is part of the Leptodactylus fuscus isolate aLepFus1 chromosome 3, aLepFus1.hap2, whole genome shotgun sequence genome and encodes:
- the LOC142197143 gene encoding gastrula zinc finger protein XlCGF66.1-like, with translation MEKARNLMAARILDLTLEIIYLITGEDYTIVKKSSGECVTPRVSGGRSRTPSPITEPPPHPLRQEQKILELTSKITELLSGEVPVRCQDVTIYFSMEEWEYLEGHKDQYKDVIMMDDESLTSPDWSSQMNSPERCPSRYSQDWLDERQNVQLDHQVIFDGNNQYSTSTTQCFPSEHYPEYHTASSQEGCAETTSGLENFIIVSVDDKDWMRDSHGHLFLPPYHIEDNSTTQNKSITLNIPVVLHSGVPSTDTAGHKKPSSNPSEERPFSCSECDRCFSKKSNLMEHLKGHTGEKPFSCSECGKCFRKKSNLGKHQRTHTGEKPFLCPECGKYFSQTSSLMEHLRSHTGEMPFLCSECGKCFRKKSNFVEHQRSHTGEKPFSCTECGKRFSHKSNVLKHLRSHTGEKPFSCLECGKSFSYKSGFIHHLRTHTDEKPFSCLECGKCFSQKSNLAEHLKSHTGERLFSCSECGKCFTRKSGLDKHRRLHAREKPL